In the genome of Penaeus vannamei isolate JL-2024 chromosome 26, ASM4276789v1, whole genome shotgun sequence, one region contains:
- the LOC113815437 gene encoding histone H2A.v1: MRKKKVKIRLSKAQKAGLILPVARIERYLRAGQWNPRTSPLSAVYISATLEHILRRILAQSMAWADAMKRVRITPLFIALAVKADPDLNDLLGNTMFKDGRPAEFVAVF, encoded by the coding sequence gaagaaggtaaagatcAGGCTAAGCAAGGCGCAGAAGGCCGGTCTGATCTTACCGGTCGCCCGCATTGAGCGCTACTTGAGGGCGGGGCAGTGGAACCCGCGGACGAGTCCTCTCTCGGCGGTGTACATCTCGGCCACCCTGGAGCACATCCTGCGGCGCATCCTGGCCCAGTCCATGGCTTGGGCCGACGCCATGAAGCGCGTCCGCATAACGCCGCTCTTCATCGCGCTCGCCGTCAAGGCCGACCCCGACCTCAATGATCTACTCGGAAACACGATGTTCAAGGACGGCCGCCCAGCAGAGTTCGTGGCCGtcttttaa
- the f gene encoding platelet binding protein GspB isoform X4, translating into MLEVLFIGLVGLTYTCVQTLFFLNCLNSRRREQRRLEKIYRSSLRKLSVTGRGGAENGINGNSGNAVNCKSAKENGGHTAENGEVSVGGEEDASEGRLVTRLVVRNGKEAAAASQGAREVSHCVRVQNAIVQLNERSVEGEDELAGARSGTQSHSSREASPSLKEKGCHPTAADSSGSQSPCSYNITVNSNMIEIRGDGGPPDLQREANFEAADEPTSMTTQVTVCEDLDCSHDPLATGQGASRGSPTISPRADGSPGPHRLHDFQEVQEKRLDIEDGCSTEDELEDACREPCRGDGARPPANLISTISQILNSPPDSMEPGTESLPLDSSDGVSGHSALPVGHADESGEVSEMDKKGKQRGESKGQPSSASHRVSSRPNPPRLRAGDREGGGTWTLPRAERRQLDSHGSLPRTRARASVTAGKEGKGSLEGHTPQQIADGRPTRRDAPPGRAKAGLGQSRSACHSSPAMAGAATVHAHAARLSTVLRAGTDEDAAVAEGCTRTHADAAVSDCKDDSKCTTEKDMGAFPSHGSEPVLTPVRSNDPADSEGASADSQSFSASDKTVNEICDQGRESAGAGEDDPTYESIEPQNTRQNDKISAQTRDSGETDGAGQSPSAPSGEDAIQGPNQEDGRTKQTQKVLHYTQDDEESVGSGSQYETISEADTHRDSGYESPVKADVHSGDDSASVSSGDHDHHYEDIDPALVASRAAARESSGRARDPASASSPSRRSSSSSSRTSPREGSSKEEREEEGSGEAARRKQRLQGLDDLIAGVPPPDYDVRGAPLHDASARSDVRSSGHTASIPPPPEFDDGGSGTAATAARASSGRRQLQSTLSMPPAAPQPPAPSRDRAPVTRTHSEPPPPPPPPMPSTPSPKASPSSSHKTTGSFGRRDSPSHSSASSPAQSPPSSKPSSPRAAHDSLRASAHGGEGPSDEGVVRPSEFIRRNSQRSENGSFRGHRKLDRPTSLPLDVAEHYGRILSAGREREAPSGTQEDPGMSTQPNKSPVMNGKSLPFIPPRFPSQPSGSGLIKPSEYLRSLGDPAGSGSSNGNGIYGTNGHSNSMPHSSSNSISHSSSASLSSGSVRSQHSFVETSAEPQLAEATVSSSSSSPASSPSSSSTSSSHDSIDSHSGATVTPPVSMPPGPLPAIPEATEEEAPRPVSVAPPPPPAPPAPPAHTMPLRSNSNAGNNSNSNNNNSNSNGSNSKTMLPTISVTDLQSVQLRKTETKVSRANNVPLKMPMSPEPAFTSAKDDVIAELKMGVDISGIKKMKSERAKEEERNGVMEKEELKRQFSAVNFVDQVPDVDNAGNRIPEWKRQMLARKAAERAKKEAEEQRMQEAEEKRLQAIPLWKRQLLMRREDESKRGNLYTPKVEEVKKIRVATSPLDLSRVSKKEAEMENTQPQYSPRSSSGESLDSPRSNGESADASNTITLVTPAVVTKIISPCHVEDDDEPQIPWRTNLRKTNSKLSLLD; encoded by the exons ATGCTCGAGGTGTTGTTCATAGGCCTGGTGGGCCTGACGTACACGTGCGTACAGACTCTGTTCTTCCTCAACTGCCTCAACTCGCGGAGGCGGGAGCAAAGGAGGCTCGAAAAGATTTACCGGAGCAGTTTGAGAAAACTCAGTGTgactggaagaggaggagcagaaaatgGGATAAACGGTAACAGTGGGAATGCAGTAAATTGCAAGAGTGCGAAAGAGAACGGGGGTCACACGGCCGAGAACGGGGAGGTGAGCGTCGGCGGCGAGGAAGACGCGTCGGAAGGGCGGCTGGTGACGAGGCTTGTGGTCAGGAATGGGAAGGAGGCCGCGGCGGCTTCCCAGGGCGCCCGCGAAGTCTCCCACTGCGTCCGAGTGCAGAATGCCATCGTGCAACTCAACGAGCGGAGCGTGGAAGGCGAGGATGAGCTGGCAGGTGCACGGAGTGGCACTCAGTCTCACAGCTCGAGGGAAGCCAGCCCCAGCCTGAAGGAGAAGGGCTGTCATCCGACGGCCGCGGACTCGAGCGGGTCCCAGTCTCCCTGCAGCTACAACATCACCGTCAACAGCAACATGATTGAAATTCGGGGCGACGGCGGACCCCCGGACCTCCAGCGGGAAGCGAATTTCGAGGCCGCCGACGAGCCGACCTCCATGACGACGCAGGTGACTGTGTGCGAAGACCTCGACTGCAGCCACGACCCTCTCGCCACGGGCCAGGGAGCCTCTCGCGGATCCCCGACTATCAGCCCTCGGGCGGACGGCAGCCCGGGGCCTCACAGATTGCACGACTTCCAGGAAGTGCAGGAAAAGCGGCTGGATATCGAGGACGGCTGCAGCACCGAGGACGAGCTGGAAGACGCCTGCCGCGAGCCCTGCCGAGGCGACGGCGCCCGGCCTCCCGCCAACCTCATCAGCACCATCTCGCAGATCCTCAACAGCCCTCCAGACTCCATGGAGCCCGGGACGGAGTCTCTGCCGCTGGACTCCAGCGACGGCGTTTCCGGCCACAGCGCCCTCCCGGTCGGTCACGCCGACGAGTCGGGCGAAGTGAGCGAGATGGATAAGAAAGgcaaacagagaggagaaagcaaaGGCCAACCCAGTTCCGCATCTCACCGTGTCTCGTCTCGGCCTAATCCTCCGAGGCTCCGCGCGGGTGACAGGGAAGGGGGCGGGACCTGGACGCTGCCCCGGGCAGAGCGTCGACAGCTCGACAGTCACGGCTCGCTGCCTAGGACTCGAGCCAGAGCCTCCGTTACGGCGGGAAAGGAGGGTAAAGGTTCCCTGGAAGGCCACACGCCCCAGCAGATCGCCGACGGCCGCCCTACCAGGCGTGACGCACCGCCGGGGAGAGCAAAGGCAGGACTCGGTCAGAGCCGCAGCGCCTGCCATTCCAGCCCAGCCATGGCCGGCGCCGCCACCGTCCACGCGCACGCGGCCCGACTCAGCACAGTGCTGCGTGCAGGCACAGACGAGGATGCAGCCGTGGCTGAGGGCTGCACTCGCACACATGCAGATGCGGCAGTGAGTGACTGTAAAGACGACAGCAAGTGTACCACAGAAAAGGATATGGGAGCGTTCCCATCACACGGTAGTGAACCGGTGCTGACCCCCGTTCGCAGTAACGATCCTGCAGACAGTGAAGGAGCCTCAGCGGACTCGCAGTCTTTCTCCGCCAGTGATAAAACCGTAAACGAAATCTGTGACCAAGGACGCGAAAGCGCCGGCGCAGGAGAGGACGACCCCACATACGAAAGCATCGAGCCGCAGAACACGAGGCAAAATGACAAAATCTCGGCGCAAACGAGAGACAGTGGCGAGACAGACGGAGCTGGACAATCCCCGAGTGCGCCTTCGGGAGAAGACGCCATCCAGGGGCCGAATCAGGAAGACGGCAGGACGAAGCAGACGCAGAAGGTCCTCCATTACACCCAAGACGACGAGGAGAGCGTCGGGTCAGGCTCGCAGTATGAAACGATCAGTGAGGCTGACACGCACAGGGACTCCGGATACGAGTCGCCAG TGAAGGCCGATGTGCACAGCGGCGACGACTCCGCCTCCGTCAGCAGCGGCGACCACGACCACCACTACGAGGACATCGATCCGGCCCTCGTGGCGAGTCGGGCGGCCGCGCGGGAGTCGTCGGGGCGCGCGCGAGACCCCGCCTCCGCCTCGTCTCCTTCccgccgctcctcctcctcctcctcccgcacgaGCCCGAGGGAAGGGTCTTCCAAGGAGGAACGCGAGGAAGAAGGCAGCGGAGAGGCCGCGCGACGCAAGCAGAGGCTCCAGGGTCTCGACGACCTCATCGCTG GAGTCCCCCCACCAGACTACGACGTGCGAGGGGCGCCACTGCACGACGCATCAGCACGATCTGACGTCCGTTCCAGTGGACATACGGCCAGCATACCCCCGCCACCTG AATTCGACGACGGCGGCAGCGGCACCGCAGCGACCGCAGCCCGAGCATCATCAGGTCGCCGGCAGCTGCAGTCTACGCTGTCCATGCCGCCGGCCGCGCCCCAGCCGCCGGCGCCCTCGAGGGACCGCGCGCCCGTCACGCGCACCCACTCCgagcccccgccgcccccgcccccgcccatgccctccaccccctcgcccaaggcctcgccttcctcctcgcaCAAGACGACGGGATCCTTCGGCAGGAGGGACAGCCCCTCGCACTCCAgcgcctcctcccccgcccagtCGCCCCCGTCCTCCAAGCCGTCGTCGCCCAGGGCCGCCCACGACTCTCTGCGCGCCTCCGCCCACGGTGGAGAAGGGCCCAGTGATGAGGGCGTGGTGAGGCCCTCCGAGTTCATCAGGAGGAACTCCCAGAGGAGCGAGAACGGGTCCTTCAGAG GCCACAGGAAGCTCGATAGGCCTACGTCCCTGCCCTTGGACGTCGCCGAGCACTACGGCAGGATCCTGTCCGCTGGGCGGGAACGGGAGGCTCCTTCGGGCACGCAGGAGGACCCGGGGATGTCGACGCAGCCCAACAAGTCCCCGGTCATGAACGGGAAGTCGCTGCCCTTCATTCCCCCGCGGTTCCCCTCGCAGCCCTCGGGCTCAGGCCTCATCAAGCCCTCGGAGTACCTGCGCTCCCTCGGGGACCCGGCCGGCAGCGGGAGCTCCAACGGCAACGGCATCTACGGCACCAACGGCCACAGCAACAGCATGCcgcacagcagcagcaacagcatcagTCACAGCAGCAGCGCCAGCCTCAGCAGTGGCAGCGTCCGATCTCAGCACTCCTTCGTCGAAACCAGTGCCGAGCCACAGCTGGCGGAAGCCACAGtgtcgtcgtcctcgtcgtcgcCGGCATCGTCACCGTCATCGTCGTCGACGTCGTCGTCTCATGATTCCATAGATAGCCACAGCGGCGCCACGGTAACGCCCCCCGTGTCCATGCCCCCCGGCCCCCTCCCGGCCATCCCAGAGGCCACAGAAGAGGAAGCTCCCAGGCCCGTCTCCGtggcccccccgcctccccccgcccccccggcgCCGCCCGCCCACACGATGCCTCTCAGGAGCAACTCCAACGccggcaacaacagcaacagcaacaacaacaacagcaacagcaacggcAGCAATAGCAAGACCATGCTCCCGACCATCAGCGTGACGGACCTCCAGAGCGTGCAGCTGCGGAAGACGGAGACGAAGGTGTCGAGGGCGAACAACGTGCCCCTAAAGATGCCCATGT CTCCCGAGCCGGCCTTCACCTCTGCTAAGGATGACGTCATCGCCGAGCTGAAGATGGGCGTCGACATCTCGGGAATCAAGAAGATGAAGTCGGAGCgagccaaggaggaggagaggaacggagTCATGGAGAAGGAGGAGCTCAAGCGGCAGTTCTCTGCTGTTAATTTCGTTGATCAG GTCCCGGACGTGGACAACGCCGGCAACCGCATTCCCGAGTGGAAGAGGCAGATGCTGGCCCGAAAGGCGGCCGAGCGGGccaagaaggaggcggaggagcaaCGTATGCAGGAGGCCGAGGAGAAGCGGCTACAGGCCATCCCGCTGTGGAAGAGGCAGCTGCTCATGAGGCGTGAGGATGAGAGCAAGCG AGGCAACCTGTACACCCCGAAGGtcgaggaagtgaagaagattCGAGTGGCCACCTCGCCCCTGGACCTCTCCCGCGTGTCcaagaaggaggcggagatggAGAACACTCAGCCCCAGTACTCTCCACGCAGCAGCAGCGGAGAATCACTGGACTCCCCGCGGAGCAATGGAGAGTCAGCGGACGCGTCCAACACCATAACTTTAGTCACACCTGCCGTAGTCACTAAGATAATTAGTCCTTGTCATGTAGAAGACGATGACGAACCGCAGATTCCTTGGCGGACGAACCTAAGGAAAACCAATAGTAAATTGAGCTTGCTAGACTAG
- the f gene encoding streptococcal hemagglutinin isoform X7 yields MLEVLFIGLVGLTYTCVQTLFFLNCLNSRRREQRRLEKIYRSSLRKLSVTGRGGAENGINGNSGNAVNCKSAKENGGHTAENGEVSVGGEEDASEGRLVTRLVVRNGKEAAAASQGAREVSHCVRVQNAIVQLNERSVEGEDELAGARSGTQSHSSREASPSLKEKGCHPTAADSSGSQSPCSYNITVNSNMIEIRGDGGPPDLQREANFEAADEPTSMTTQVTVCEDLDCSHDPLATGQGASRGSPTISPRADGSPGPHRLHDFQEVQEKRLDIEDGCSTEDELEDACREPCRGDGARPPANLISTISQILNSPPDSMEPGTESLPLDSSDGVSGHSALPVGHADESGEVSEMDKKGKQRGESKGQPSSASHRVSSRPNPPRLRAGDREGGGTWTLPRAERRQLDSHGSLPRTRARASVTAGKEGKGSLEGHTPQQIADGRPTRRDAPPGRAKAGLGQSRSACHSSPAMAGAATVHAHAARLSTVLRAGTDEDAAVAEGCTRTHADAAVSDCKDDSKCTTEKDMGAFPSHGSEPVLTPVRSNDPADSEGASADSQSFSASDKTVNEICDQGRESAGAGEDDPTYESIEPQNTRQNDKISAQTRDSGETDGAGQSPSAPSGEDAIQGPNQEDGRTKQTQKVLHYTQDDEESVGSGSQYETISEADTHRDSGYESPVKADVHSGDDSASVSSGDHDHHYEDIDPALVASRAAARESSGRARDPASASSPSRRSSSSSSRTSPREGSSKEEREEEGSGEAARRKQRLQGLDDLIAEFDDGGSGTAATAARASSGRRQLQSTLSMPPAAPQPPAPSRDRAPVTRTHSEPPPPPPPPMPSTPSPKASPSSSHKTTGSFGRRDSPSHSSASSPAQSPPSSKPSSPRAAHDSLRASAHGGEGPSDEGVVRPSEFIRRNSQRSENGSFRGHRKLDRPTSLPLDVAEHYGRILSAGREREAPSGTQEDPGMSTQPNKSPVMNGKSLPFIPPRFPSQPSGSGLIKPSEYLRSLGDPAGSGSSNGNGIYGTNGHSNSMPHSSSNSISHSSSASLSSGSVRSQHSFVETSAEPQLAEATVSSSSSSPASSPSSSSTSSSHDSIDSHSGATVTPPVSMPPGPLPAIPEATEEEAPRPVSVAPPPPPAPPAPPAHTMPLRSNSNAGNNSNSNNNNSNSNGSNSKTMLPTISVTDLQSVQLRKTETKVSRANNVPLKMPMSPEPAFTSAKDDVIAELKMGVDISGIKKMKSERAKEEERNGVMEKEELKRQFSAVNFVDQVPDVDNAGNRIPEWKRQMLARKAAERAKKEAEEQRMQEAEEKRLQAIPLWKRQLLMRREDESKRDRPITARTQSPVRIALHVRH; encoded by the exons ATGCTCGAGGTGTTGTTCATAGGCCTGGTGGGCCTGACGTACACGTGCGTACAGACTCTGTTCTTCCTCAACTGCCTCAACTCGCGGAGGCGGGAGCAAAGGAGGCTCGAAAAGATTTACCGGAGCAGTTTGAGAAAACTCAGTGTgactggaagaggaggagcagaaaatgGGATAAACGGTAACAGTGGGAATGCAGTAAATTGCAAGAGTGCGAAAGAGAACGGGGGTCACACGGCCGAGAACGGGGAGGTGAGCGTCGGCGGCGAGGAAGACGCGTCGGAAGGGCGGCTGGTGACGAGGCTTGTGGTCAGGAATGGGAAGGAGGCCGCGGCGGCTTCCCAGGGCGCCCGCGAAGTCTCCCACTGCGTCCGAGTGCAGAATGCCATCGTGCAACTCAACGAGCGGAGCGTGGAAGGCGAGGATGAGCTGGCAGGTGCACGGAGTGGCACTCAGTCTCACAGCTCGAGGGAAGCCAGCCCCAGCCTGAAGGAGAAGGGCTGTCATCCGACGGCCGCGGACTCGAGCGGGTCCCAGTCTCCCTGCAGCTACAACATCACCGTCAACAGCAACATGATTGAAATTCGGGGCGACGGCGGACCCCCGGACCTCCAGCGGGAAGCGAATTTCGAGGCCGCCGACGAGCCGACCTCCATGACGACGCAGGTGACTGTGTGCGAAGACCTCGACTGCAGCCACGACCCTCTCGCCACGGGCCAGGGAGCCTCTCGCGGATCCCCGACTATCAGCCCTCGGGCGGACGGCAGCCCGGGGCCTCACAGATTGCACGACTTCCAGGAAGTGCAGGAAAAGCGGCTGGATATCGAGGACGGCTGCAGCACCGAGGACGAGCTGGAAGACGCCTGCCGCGAGCCCTGCCGAGGCGACGGCGCCCGGCCTCCCGCCAACCTCATCAGCACCATCTCGCAGATCCTCAACAGCCCTCCAGACTCCATGGAGCCCGGGACGGAGTCTCTGCCGCTGGACTCCAGCGACGGCGTTTCCGGCCACAGCGCCCTCCCGGTCGGTCACGCCGACGAGTCGGGCGAAGTGAGCGAGATGGATAAGAAAGgcaaacagagaggagaaagcaaaGGCCAACCCAGTTCCGCATCTCACCGTGTCTCGTCTCGGCCTAATCCTCCGAGGCTCCGCGCGGGTGACAGGGAAGGGGGCGGGACCTGGACGCTGCCCCGGGCAGAGCGTCGACAGCTCGACAGTCACGGCTCGCTGCCTAGGACTCGAGCCAGAGCCTCCGTTACGGCGGGAAAGGAGGGTAAAGGTTCCCTGGAAGGCCACACGCCCCAGCAGATCGCCGACGGCCGCCCTACCAGGCGTGACGCACCGCCGGGGAGAGCAAAGGCAGGACTCGGTCAGAGCCGCAGCGCCTGCCATTCCAGCCCAGCCATGGCCGGCGCCGCCACCGTCCACGCGCACGCGGCCCGACTCAGCACAGTGCTGCGTGCAGGCACAGACGAGGATGCAGCCGTGGCTGAGGGCTGCACTCGCACACATGCAGATGCGGCAGTGAGTGACTGTAAAGACGACAGCAAGTGTACCACAGAAAAGGATATGGGAGCGTTCCCATCACACGGTAGTGAACCGGTGCTGACCCCCGTTCGCAGTAACGATCCTGCAGACAGTGAAGGAGCCTCAGCGGACTCGCAGTCTTTCTCCGCCAGTGATAAAACCGTAAACGAAATCTGTGACCAAGGACGCGAAAGCGCCGGCGCAGGAGAGGACGACCCCACATACGAAAGCATCGAGCCGCAGAACACGAGGCAAAATGACAAAATCTCGGCGCAAACGAGAGACAGTGGCGAGACAGACGGAGCTGGACAATCCCCGAGTGCGCCTTCGGGAGAAGACGCCATCCAGGGGCCGAATCAGGAAGACGGCAGGACGAAGCAGACGCAGAAGGTCCTCCATTACACCCAAGACGACGAGGAGAGCGTCGGGTCAGGCTCGCAGTATGAAACGATCAGTGAGGCTGACACGCACAGGGACTCCGGATACGAGTCGCCAG TGAAGGCCGATGTGCACAGCGGCGACGACTCCGCCTCCGTCAGCAGCGGCGACCACGACCACCACTACGAGGACATCGATCCGGCCCTCGTGGCGAGTCGGGCGGCCGCGCGGGAGTCGTCGGGGCGCGCGCGAGACCCCGCCTCCGCCTCGTCTCCTTCccgccgctcctcctcctcctcctcccgcacgaGCCCGAGGGAAGGGTCTTCCAAGGAGGAACGCGAGGAAGAAGGCAGCGGAGAGGCCGCGCGACGCAAGCAGAGGCTCCAGGGTCTCGACGACCTCATCGCTG AATTCGACGACGGCGGCAGCGGCACCGCAGCGACCGCAGCCCGAGCATCATCAGGTCGCCGGCAGCTGCAGTCTACGCTGTCCATGCCGCCGGCCGCGCCCCAGCCGCCGGCGCCCTCGAGGGACCGCGCGCCCGTCACGCGCACCCACTCCgagcccccgccgcccccgcccccgcccatgccctccaccccctcgcccaaggcctcgccttcctcctcgcaCAAGACGACGGGATCCTTCGGCAGGAGGGACAGCCCCTCGCACTCCAgcgcctcctcccccgcccagtCGCCCCCGTCCTCCAAGCCGTCGTCGCCCAGGGCCGCCCACGACTCTCTGCGCGCCTCCGCCCACGGTGGAGAAGGGCCCAGTGATGAGGGCGTGGTGAGGCCCTCCGAGTTCATCAGGAGGAACTCCCAGAGGAGCGAGAACGGGTCCTTCAGAG GCCACAGGAAGCTCGATAGGCCTACGTCCCTGCCCTTGGACGTCGCCGAGCACTACGGCAGGATCCTGTCCGCTGGGCGGGAACGGGAGGCTCCTTCGGGCACGCAGGAGGACCCGGGGATGTCGACGCAGCCCAACAAGTCCCCGGTCATGAACGGGAAGTCGCTGCCCTTCATTCCCCCGCGGTTCCCCTCGCAGCCCTCGGGCTCAGGCCTCATCAAGCCCTCGGAGTACCTGCGCTCCCTCGGGGACCCGGCCGGCAGCGGGAGCTCCAACGGCAACGGCATCTACGGCACCAACGGCCACAGCAACAGCATGCcgcacagcagcagcaacagcatcagTCACAGCAGCAGCGCCAGCCTCAGCAGTGGCAGCGTCCGATCTCAGCACTCCTTCGTCGAAACCAGTGCCGAGCCACAGCTGGCGGAAGCCACAGtgtcgtcgtcctcgtcgtcgcCGGCATCGTCACCGTCATCGTCGTCGACGTCGTCGTCTCATGATTCCATAGATAGCCACAGCGGCGCCACGGTAACGCCCCCCGTGTCCATGCCCCCCGGCCCCCTCCCGGCCATCCCAGAGGCCACAGAAGAGGAAGCTCCCAGGCCCGTCTCCGtggcccccccgcctccccccgcccccccggcgCCGCCCGCCCACACGATGCCTCTCAGGAGCAACTCCAACGccggcaacaacagcaacagcaacaacaacaacagcaacagcaacggcAGCAATAGCAAGACCATGCTCCCGACCATCAGCGTGACGGACCTCCAGAGCGTGCAGCTGCGGAAGACGGAGACGAAGGTGTCGAGGGCGAACAACGTGCCCCTAAAGATGCCCATGT CTCCCGAGCCGGCCTTCACCTCTGCTAAGGATGACGTCATCGCCGAGCTGAAGATGGGCGTCGACATCTCGGGAATCAAGAAGATGAAGTCGGAGCgagccaaggaggaggagaggaacggagTCATGGAGAAGGAGGAGCTCAAGCGGCAGTTCTCTGCTGTTAATTTCGTTGATCAG GTCCCGGACGTGGACAACGCCGGCAACCGCATTCCCGAGTGGAAGAGGCAGATGCTGGCCCGAAAGGCGGCCGAGCGGGccaagaaggaggcggaggagcaaCGTATGCAGGAGGCCGAGGAGAAGCGGCTACAGGCCATCCCGCTGTGGAAGAGGCAGCTGCTCATGAGGCGTGAGGATGAGAGCAAGCG CGATCGACCAATCACAGCACGCACCCAGTCACCCGTCCGCATCGCTCTACACGTCAGACACTAA